Proteins from one Blattabacterium cuenoti genomic window:
- a CDS encoding PSP1 domain-containing protein — protein MNKSCSNCLKNKCKKKENSFEKNIFKEKKCYNFNGLDWLSNIQSPFEYQKHDIVEVKFKNNRKEFLLNKEKISLCKGDIVTVESKSGKGYDIGVVILTGELVKLQIRNKNIDILKNIYRKSTYKEINIWKFFKKKEFTTLLKAKKISKNLNLFMKICDVEYQADGKKAIFYYTAENRVDFRILIKKLSTHFHTRIEMRQIGYRQEAAKIGGIGSCGRELCCSTWLKNFKSVTTNSARYQQLSINIQKLTGQCQKLKCCLNYELDAYLTSLKNFPDFNKKIYTKKGIAQCMKIDVFKKIMWFSYVKNPNTWFKIKVNKIKEILKKNQITPPLEELSTINTIQKTELTFKDLSI, from the coding sequence ATGAACAAATCATGTTCTAATTGTTTAAAAAATAAATGTAAAAAAAAAGAAAATTCTTTTGAAAAAAATATTTTTAAAGAAAAAAAATGCTATAATTTCAATGGATTAGATTGGTTATCTAATATTCAATCTCCTTTTGAATATCAAAAACATGATATTGTAGAAGTAAAATTTAAAAATAATAGAAAAGAATTCCTTCTTAATAAAGAAAAAATATCCCTTTGTAAAGGAGATATTGTTACTGTAGAATCTAAATCTGGAAAAGGATATGATATAGGTGTAGTAATTCTAACTGGTGAATTAGTAAAATTACAAATCAGAAATAAAAATATAGATATATTAAAAAATATATATAGAAAATCTACATATAAAGAAATAAATATTTGGAAATTTTTTAAAAAAAAAGAATTTACCACTCTTTTAAAAGCTAAAAAAATTTCAAAAAATTTAAATCTTTTTATGAAAATTTGTGATGTTGAATATCAGGCTGATGGGAAAAAAGCTATTTTTTATTATACAGCAGAAAATAGAGTTGATTTTAGAATTTTAATTAAAAAATTATCTACACATTTTCATACACGTATAGAAATGCGTCAAATAGGATATAGACAAGAAGCAGCAAAAATTGGAGGAATAGGATCTTGTGGAAGAGAACTTTGTTGTTCTACTTGGTTAAAAAATTTTAAAAGTGTTACTACTAATTCTGCAAGATATCAACAGCTTTCCATTAATATTCAAAAATTAACTGGACAATGTCAAAAATTAAAATGTTGTCTTAATTATGAATTAGATGCTTATTTAACTTCTTTAAAAAATTTTCCAGATTTTAATAAAAAAATTTATACAAAAAAAGGAATAGCTCAATGTATGAAAATTGATGTTTTTAAAAAAATAATGTGGTTTTCTTATGTTAAGAATCCAAATACTTGGTTTAAAATAAAAGTAAATAAAATTAAAGAAATTTTAAAAAAAAATCAAATAACACCTCCTTTAGAGGAATTATCTACAATTAATACTATTCAAAAAACAGAATTAACATTTAAAGATTTATCTATATAA
- the rnr gene encoding ribonuclease R codes for MKSKKKIKKKYFNNNFTSITTGYINMTNHGYAFVNIEGFQKDIFIPKNKTNRALEGDLVKIKLNKKNRHRKGIKIEGEVLKIIKRKNKKFIGILKINLHLNSKYGSVIVYNNSIHVDIFIPIPINNIKKYHNNDKVLVKIISWPKELKNPLGKIIKIFGKSGEYQTEIDSLLEQYGISYKFSKKIENEAKKIYLKKNLNKNNIRKDMRSINTFTIDPLNAKDFDDALSIRKLNNDIWEIGIHISDVSFYVKEGSLLDKEAYLRSTSIYFIGKVIPMLPKILSNDLCSLTPKKDRLSFSYIFNINNKGKILNNWFGKTIIQSNRKFTYEEVQKIIENKKGDFYEEIYTLFLFSKILTNKRLKNGSIYLDKDEIKFHLDEKNNPISLRLEKNNDAHRLIEEFMLLANRKISEFVSLNCNGSPSNKIFIYRIHDKPDFQKIFLLKKIIEPLGYFLDFNNLKNSINFLLKKIKGKSEQNMIENLILRSMSKAKYSTKNIGHYGLSFFYYTHFTSPIRRYSDIIAHRLLHYYLINNNNYHNNNNDKTYKLKKIEFYEKQSQYCSYKERLAIDAEREFIKYIQIKYIQKFLGKEFYGIITGFTDWSIYIDLLLFQTEGMVRLRDIKEDYYILNSNEYSIIGKEKRKIYHLGDKVKVKIIDINMEKKKIILSWIENK; via the coding sequence ATGAAATCAAAAAAAAAAATAAAAAAAAAATATTTTAATAATAATTTTACTTCTATTACTACTGGATATATTAATATGACTAATCATGGATATGCTTTTGTTAATATTGAAGGATTTCAAAAAGATATTTTTATTCCAAAAAATAAAACAAATAGAGCTTTAGAAGGAGATTTAGTAAAAATTAAATTAAATAAAAAAAATAGACATAGAAAAGGAATAAAAATAGAAGGAGAAGTCCTTAAAATTATAAAAAGAAAAAATAAAAAATTTATTGGAATATTAAAAATAAATCTTCATTTAAATTCTAAATATGGATCAGTAATAGTATATAATAATAGTATTCATGTCGATATTTTTATTCCAATACCAATAAATAATATTAAAAAATATCATAACAACGATAAAGTTTTAGTTAAAATTATATCATGGCCTAAAGAACTAAAAAATCCTTTAGGAAAAATTATAAAAATATTTGGAAAATCTGGAGAATATCAAACAGAAATTGATTCATTATTAGAACAATATGGAATTTCTTATAAATTTTCTAAAAAAATAGAAAATGAAGCGAAAAAAATTTATTTAAAAAAAAATTTAAATAAAAATAATATAAGAAAAGATATGCGAAGTATTAATACTTTTACTATTGATCCATTAAATGCAAAAGATTTTGATGATGCATTATCAATTAGAAAATTAAATAACGATATATGGGAAATCGGTATTCATATTTCTGATGTTTCTTTTTATGTAAAAGAAGGAAGTTTATTGGATAAAGAAGCATATTTACGTTCTACATCTATTTATTTTATAGGAAAAGTTATTCCTATGCTTCCAAAAATATTATCCAATGATCTTTGTTCATTAACTCCTAAAAAAGATAGATTAAGTTTTTCTTATATTTTTAACATAAATAATAAAGGAAAAATATTAAATAATTGGTTCGGAAAAACCATTATACAATCTAATAGAAAATTTACATACGAAGAAGTTCAAAAAATAATAGAAAATAAAAAAGGAGATTTTTATGAAGAAATTTATACTTTATTTTTATTTTCTAAAATTTTAACAAATAAAAGATTAAAAAATGGATCAATTTATCTTGATAAAGATGAAATAAAATTTCATTTAGATGAAAAAAATAATCCAATATCCTTACGTTTAGAAAAAAATAATGATGCTCATAGATTAATAGAAGAATTTATGTTATTAGCTAATAGAAAAATTTCAGAATTTGTTAGTTTAAATTGTAATGGATCTCCTTCTAATAAAATTTTTATTTATAGAATTCATGATAAACCTGATTTTCAAAAAATTTTTTTATTAAAAAAAATTATAGAACCTTTAGGTTATTTTTTAGATTTTAATAACTTAAAAAATTCTATTAATTTTTTATTAAAAAAAATTAAAGGAAAATCAGAACAAAATATGATTGAAAATTTAATTCTTCGTTCTATGAGTAAAGCTAAATATTCTACAAAAAATATAGGACATTATGGATTATCTTTTTTTTATTATACTCATTTTACTTCTCCTATAAGGAGATATTCAGATATTATCGCTCATCGTTTATTACATTATTATTTAATCAATAACAATAATTATCATAATAATAATAATGACAAAACATATAAATTAAAAAAAATTGAATTTTATGAAAAACAATCTCAATATTGTAGTTATAAAGAACGATTAGCTATAGATGCGGAAAGAGAATTTATTAAATATATACAAATTAAATATATACAAAAATTTTTAGGAAAAGAATTTTATGGAATTATTACTGGATTTACTGATTGGAGTATTTATATTGATTTATTATTATTTCAAACAGAAGGTATGGTTCGATTACGTGATATTAAAGAAGATTATTATATTTTAAATTCAAATGAATATAGTATAATTGGAAAAGAAAAAAGAAAAATTTATCATTTAGGAGATAAAGTAAAAGTAAAAATTATAGATATAAATATGGAAAAAAAAAAAATTATTCTTAGTTGGATAGAAAATAAATAA
- a CDS encoding glycogen/starch synthase yields MTGKRILYVSSDLFPFSSENSISLSVLKATKFMQSIGNDVRIFMPRFGVINERRHQLHEVIRLSGKNLVINDIDQPLLIKVASIPDARLQVYFIDNEEYFKRKAIYEDENGIFFQDNDERALFFTKGVLETVKKLNWKPDIIHLYGWISSFIPLYIKSLYKNDPVYNNTKLIVSIYNKPFQGYLNKDIIKKIKFDGIKLKKLKLLENPNYFNLIKFCMYFSDAIIKGDLSFPQEIEDFIKIKKLLVLKYYPVEKIETVYQQFYKETFLEQIN; encoded by the coding sequence ATGACAGGTAAACGTATATTATATGTTTCTTCAGACTTATTTCCTTTTTCATCAGAGAATTCAATATCTTTATCGGTTTTAAAAGCCACTAAATTTATGCAATCAATAGGAAATGATGTACGTATATTTATGCCTCGTTTTGGAGTAATAAATGAAAGAAGACATCAATTACATGAAGTAATTCGTTTATCAGGAAAAAATTTGGTTATTAATGATATAGATCAACCATTATTAATAAAAGTAGCATCAATTCCTGATGCTAGATTACAAGTTTATTTTATAGATAATGAAGAATATTTTAAAAGAAAAGCTATATATGAAGATGAAAATGGAATCTTTTTTCAAGATAATGATGAAAGAGCTTTATTTTTTACAAAAGGAGTTTTAGAAACCGTAAAAAAATTAAATTGGAAACCTGATATTATTCATCTTTATGGGTGGATTAGTTCTTTTATTCCTTTGTATATTAAAAGTTTGTATAAAAATGATCCTGTATATAATAATACAAAATTAATTGTATCTATTTATAATAAACCTTTTCAAGGTTATCTTAATAAAGATATTATTAAAAAAATAAAATTTGATGGAATTAAATTAAAAAAATTAAAATTATTAGAAAATCCAAATTATTTTAATTTAATAAAATTTTGTATGTATTTTTCGGATGCTATAATAAAAGGAGATCTTTCTTTTCCTCAAGAAATAGAAGATTTTATAAAAATAAAAAAATTGTTAGTATTAAAATATTATCCTGTAGAAAAAATAGAAACCGTTTATCAACAATTTTATAAAGAAACTTTTTTAGAACAAATAAATTAA
- the coaD gene encoding pantetheine-phosphate adenylyltransferase, whose amino-acid sequence MNYNEKIAIFPGSFDPITLGHYDIIIRALNLFDKIIIAIGKNMKKKNMFSIQKRKEWIQKTFCNFPYKHKIEIDSFNGLTISFCKKKKVKFLLRGIRNKFDFEFEKNIFFTNKKLNKINFIEIETVYFISSYEKSHICSFLVRNIIKNGGDYTIFVPSSVRIDNK is encoded by the coding sequence ATGAATTATAATGAAAAAATAGCTATATTTCCTGGTTCTTTTGATCCTATTACTTTAGGACATTATGATATTATTATTAGAGCTTTAAATTTATTTGATAAAATTATCATAGCTATTGGAAAAAATATGAAAAAAAAAAATATGTTTTCTATTCAAAAAAGAAAAGAATGGATTCAAAAAACTTTTTGTAATTTTCCTTATAAACATAAAATAGAAATAGATTCATTTAATGGATTAACTATTTCTTTTTGTAAAAAAAAAAAAGTTAAATTTTTATTAAGAGGAATTAGAAATAAATTTGATTTTGAATTTGAGAAAAATATATTTTTTACTAATAAAAAATTAAATAAAATAAATTTTATTGAAATTGAAACAGTTTATTTTATTTCTTCTTATGAAAAATCTCATATTTGTTCTTTTCTTGTAAGAAATATTATAAAAAATGGAGGAGATTATACTATATTTGTTCCTTCTTCTGTTCGAATAGATAATAAATAA